In the Aquisalimonas asiatica genome, TGTGGCAGAACCGGGGCTGCAGTTTCTCCCTGGACGCCGCGGATCTGAACGCGCTGGAACCGGGCCGGCGCCCGTTCCACACCCTGAACCCGGCCATGGCGGCCCTGGCCGATGGCCGGACGGTGGTCTACGGCACCATGGGCGGTGAAGGCCAGCCCCAGACCCAGGCGGCGATCTTCACGCGCGCGGTGCGCCACGGCATGGCGCCGGAGGCGGCCGTGGCTGCGCCCCGCTGGCTGTTGGGAAAAACCTGGGGGCACGGCACCGATTCACTCAAGGTCGAGGAGGACCTGGGGGCATCGGTGATCAGCGGGTTGCGGGATCGCGGGCATCCGGTGGACGTGGTGAGCGGTTGCAACAGCATGATGGGACACGCCGGCATGCTGATCCGCTCCCCGCAGGGGGACATCATGGCCGCGTCCGATCCACGCTGCGACGGCGGCGTGGCCGGAATCCGCTGAAATCGAATGGGAGAGGGTGGGCATGGGCGAGATGGCGCTGGGGGGAGTGATCGGCCTGATCCTGGGGCTGCTGGCGACCGGCGTGTTTGCCGGTGTCCTGGCCGGGCTGCTCGGGGTCGGTGGCGGCATCGTGGTGGTCCCCGTTCTGTTCCAGGTGTTCGCCCTTCTGGATATCGACCCGGCCGTGCGCATGCACCTGGCCGTGGGGACGTCCCTGGCGATCATCGTGCCCACGTCACTGCGTTCGGCACGCGCTCATTACCGGGCGGGCACCGTGGACACCGGGTTGCTGCGCGATCTGGGGGTGTCACTGGTGGTCGGAGTGCTTCTGGGGGTGGTGCTCAGCGCAGTGGTCTCCGGCGCCGTCCTGACGGCGGTGTTCGGTGTCATGGCGATGCTGGTGGCCGCCAACATGGCCCGGCGTGGCGGCCCGCCCAGGGTGACGGTGGAGCCGCCGCGCGGCGCTGTCCGGCACGGGATCGGTGCATTCATCGGCAGCGTGTCGACCATGATGGGCATCGGCGGCGGCACCCTCAGCGTGCCGATCCTGGATGCCCTGGGCTACCCCATCCGCCGGTCCATCGGCACCGCTGCGGCCATCGGCACCGTGATCTCCGTGCCGGGCACGGTGGGCTTCGTCTGGGCAGGCTGGGGTGCAGAGGCGCTGCCGCCCCTGAGCTTTGGGTACGTGAGCCTGCTCGGCGTCGCCGTGATCGCGCCGTTGACGGTTGCCTGTGCACCAATCGGGGTCAAGCTGGCCATGCGAATGGACACCACGCACCTGAAGAGGGCATTTGCCATCTTTCTGTTCGCCACGGCAGTGACCATGCTCTACAGCGTGGTCAGTGGCTGACGGTCACAGGCGCGGGCCGCCCCGGCGGTGTTTGACCCGGGTCATCAGCGTCTTGCAGTCCAGGCTCATTATGTAGTCACGGCCCAGGAGGTGTTGCTGCAGGAAGCGGTAGAGGCTCTCCGAGTCGTCGGTCAGTGTGTGGACATGCAGGCTCTGCATGTCGCTCATGATGTACAGGCTCACCACCTCGGGCGTATCCGCCAGTTCCCGCGCCGTTGTCTCCAGCCGCCAGGGGGCGACCTTGACGTCCACGAAGGTGGACAGGGTCTTGCCCACCTTGTCCGGGTTGAGGACCACCGTGAACTGCTCGATGAGGCCGTTCTCCAGCAGTTTATTGACTTGTTCGCGGGCGTAGGCGCGCGAGCAGTTCAACTCCCGGGCCATTTCCGCGTAGGACATGCGGGCGTTGCGGATCAGCAGTCGCAGTATCGGTGTTTCCAGGCTCAACGTTATCTCCTCCGTCGTCAGGTGCCAGGGGCGGAGCAACGGGCCTCCGGCAGCCGGGTGGAGATGCAAGAGCGCGGCCAGATGGCGGGTTCAGCCCAGGGGCAGCCAGGCGATCAGAACGGGCAGGAGAAAGGCTGTCATCAGGCCGGCCAGGCTGAGTCCCAGCCCGGCAAAGGCGCCGGCTGTGGCGCTGATGCTGAAGGCCTGGGCCGTGCCCAGTCCGTGGGCGGTGAGCCCCATGGCAAAGCCCTTGACCGCGTCATCGCGGATACGCAGCAGACGGATCAGCGCCGGCGCCATGATGCAGCCAAGACTGCCGGTGATCAGGACCAGGGCAGCGGTGAGAGAGGGCAGGCCGCCCAGTTGTTCGGCCACGCCCATGGCAATGGGGGATGTGACGGACTTCGGTGCCAGGGACATCAGGCTGGCCGGGCTACCGCCCAGCGCGGCGCCCACGGCGATGGCGGAAAGGGCGGCCACCGTGGTGCCGGTGATGCCCGCCACCAGCAGCGGCGCAAGCCAGTCTCGGATCTGCCGGCGGTGGTCGTAGAGCGGGATGGCCAGTGCCACCGTGGCCGGTCCGAGCATGAAGTGGATGAACTGGGCGCCCTCGAAGTAGGTGTCGTAGTCCGTGTCGGTGAGCAGCAGAATGCCGATCAGCAACCCCATGGACAGCAGCACCGGATGGAGTGCCGGGCTGCCGCCGAGACGCCGGTTCAGCCAGGTGCTGAACAGGAACACCAGCAGTGTCATGGTCAGCCAGAGCTGCGGCGAGGTGGCCAGGTAGACCCAGATGTCGGTGAGCTCTTCAGTGACCATGGGACACCTCAGGAACGGCCGCGGCGCCGACGCATGGCAAGCATGGCGCGCAGCGCCAGCATGGTGGCGATCAGGGTCAGCGCCGTGCTCACCACCAGCGCCACGCTGATGGCGAGCCAGTCTCTGGCGATGAGCTGGAAGTGGGCCATCATGCCGACCCCGGCCGGGACGAACAGCAGCGCCAGGTAGCGCAGCAGCGTCTCGCTGACGGTGCGCAGCCCCGTCGGGGGCTCACCGAACCAGATCAGCCCGCCCAGTAGCAGCACCATGCCCACCACCGGCCCGGGAACCGGGAGCCCGGCGAGCTGCACCAGCACTTCTCCGGCCAGCTGGCAGCCGAGAATGATGGCCAGCCCGTTGAGAATGTTCACGGATCGCCCCGCAGGCTGATTCGCCGCCAGCCCCGCTCACGGGCGGTGGCGTCCAGGGTGTCGTCCGGGTCCACCGCCACCGGGTGATCCACCCGGTGGAGCAGCGGCAGATCGTTGTGGGAGTCACTGTAGAAGTAGCTACCACGCAGATCGTTGTCCTGCTCCTGCAGCCACTCCTCCAGCGCGTGGACCTTGCCACTGCCGAAGGTGATCGGGCCGGTGATCTCGCCGGTGTACCGGCCGTTGCGCCACTCGGGGGTGGACGCCAGCAGGGCGTCCACCCGGAACAGCTCGGCGATGGGTGCCGTGATGAACCGGTTGGTTGCGGTGATGATCAGCGTCCGGTCACCCTGCGCAGCGTGTCGCTGCACCAGGTTGACGCCTTCCGGGAGCACCAGCGGGCGGATCCAGTCCCGTACGAACTCCTGCCGCCAGGCGTCGAGCTGCTCGGGCGCGTGCCGGGTCAGCGGGTCCAGGGCGAACCGCAGGTACGCCCGCGGGTCCAGGGTGCCGTCCAGGTACTGCCGGTAGAAGCGGTCGTTCGCCGCCTCGTATTCCGGGCCGTCGACGACGCCGCGCTTGACCAGGAAGCGGCCCCAGAGGTGGTCGCTGTCGCCGCGGAGCAGGGTGTTGTCGAGGTCGAAGATTGCCAGCGCCATGATGTGTCCGTTGGTTCGGGTGCGAAGGGTGACGCACCGCCGTGGGCGGGTGTGCGCCGTTTCCGGCAGTTTGCCGGTTCTTGATGGTTTGTGGAACAATGCCTGTTATCAACCCGAACATTGGAATAATTTCTAAGTGATTGATTCGGATGGATTCAGGGCAAACGTCGGCATTATCCTCTGCAACGAGGAGGGGCGGGTGTTCTGGGGCCGGCGAATCGGTCAGAACGCCTGGCAGTTTCCGCAGGGAGGCATCAAGCGGAACGAGTCCGCGGAGGATGCGCTGTTCCGGGAGTTGCACGAGGAAGTGGGGCTGCACCCGGAGCACGTGCAGTTGATCGGGGCGACCTCCGGCTGGCTGCGTTACCATCTGCCGCGCCATCTCGTGCGGCGGCATCAGCGGCCGGTGTGCGTGGGGCAGAAGCAGCAGTGGTTTCTGCTGCGCCTGACCGGCGGCGAGGGCGTGGTCCGCCTGGACAGGAGCGACACACCCGAGTTCGATGACTGGCGGTGGGTCGATTACTGGCGTCCGGCGCGGGAGGTGGTGTTCTTCAAGCGGCACGTCTATCGCAAGGCGCTGCGTGAGCTCGAGCCTCTGCTGTTCCCGGATGCCGCGGCGAAGACGCCGGGCGCGGCGCGCAGCTGAGCGGTCCGCCGTCTGCCGGGACCGGTTCTCCGGCATGGGACAACCGCCCGCCTTCCTGTACTCTGACACCAATCATCCAGGCGAATCGATCGGCCCGGCTCCGGCGCGGGTTCGCGGGCGCGACTTGAGACGAACGGCATGCTCCAGACCCTTCACAGCATCATCCAGGAGGTCAATGCGGCCCGCGGGCTGCAGCATGCGCTGAATATCATCGTCAAGCGCGTGGCCGATACCACCAACGTGGACGTGTGCTCCGTTTACCTGGTGGACCAGGACACCCAGGAGTACGTGCTGATGGCCACCCGCGGGTTGAACCCCGATGCGGTGGGACAGGTGCGCCTGCGCTTCGACGAGGGCCTGGTGGGGCTGGTGGGGGAGCGCAAGGAGCCGCTGAACCTGGAGAATGCCGAAGCCCATCCGCGTTTCCGCTATTTCCCCGAGACGGGCGAGGAGAAATTCCACTCGTTTCTCGGCGCCCCCATCATCCATTTCCGCCGTCTGCTCGGCGTGCTGGTGGTGCAGCAGACAGCGCGCCGTCGGTTCGGCGAGGAAGAGGTGGCATTCATCGTTACCATGGCGGCGCAGCTCTCCGGCGCCATCGCCCACAGCGAGGCCAGTGGTGGTGAGTCCAGCGGCGGTCT is a window encoding:
- a CDS encoding sulfite exporter TauE/SafE family protein, with translation MGEMALGGVIGLILGLLATGVFAGVLAGLLGVGGGIVVVPVLFQVFALLDIDPAVRMHLAVGTSLAIIVPTSLRSARAHYRAGTVDTGLLRDLGVSLVVGVLLGVVLSAVVSGAVLTAVFGVMAMLVAANMARRGGPPRVTVEPPRGAVRHGIGAFIGSVSTMMGIGGGTLSVPILDALGYPIRRSIGTAAAIGTVISVPGTVGFVWAGWGAEALPPLSFGYVSLLGVAVIAPLTVACAPIGVKLAMRMDTTHLKRAFAIFLFATAVTMLYSVVSG
- a CDS encoding Lrp/AsnC family transcriptional regulator, producing the protein MSLETPILRLLIRNARMSYAEMARELNCSRAYAREQVNKLLENGLIEQFTVVLNPDKVGKTLSTFVDVKVAPWRLETTARELADTPEVVSLYIMSDMQSLHVHTLTDDSESLYRFLQQHLLGRDYIMSLDCKTLMTRVKHRRGGPRL
- a CDS encoding LrgB family protein gives rise to the protein MVTEELTDIWVYLATSPQLWLTMTLLVFLFSTWLNRRLGGSPALHPVLLSMGLLIGILLLTDTDYDTYFEGAQFIHFMLGPATVALAIPLYDHRRQIRDWLAPLLVAGITGTTVAALSAIAVGAALGGSPASLMSLAPKSVTSPIAMGVAEQLGGLPSLTAALVLITGSLGCIMAPALIRLLRIRDDAVKGFAMGLTAHGLGTAQAFSISATAGAFAGLGLSLAGLMTAFLLPVLIAWLPLG
- a CDS encoding CidA/LrgA family protein, giving the protein MNILNGLAIILGCQLAGEVLVQLAGLPVPGPVVGMVLLLGGLIWFGEPPTGLRTVSETLLRYLALLFVPAGVGMMAHFQLIARDWLAISVALVVSTALTLIATMLALRAMLAMRRRRGRS
- a CDS encoding HAD family hydrolase, whose amino-acid sequence is MALAIFDLDNTLLRGDSDHLWGRFLVKRGVVDGPEYEAANDRFYRQYLDGTLDPRAYLRFALDPLTRHAPEQLDAWRQEFVRDWIRPLVLPEGVNLVQRHAAQGDRTLIITATNRFITAPIAELFRVDALLASTPEWRNGRYTGEITGPITFGSGKVHALEEWLQEQDNDLRGSYFYSDSHNDLPLLHRVDHPVAVDPDDTLDATARERGWRRISLRGDP
- a CDS encoding RNA pyrophosphohydrolase, with translation MIDSDGFRANVGIILCNEEGRVFWGRRIGQNAWQFPQGGIKRNESAEDALFRELHEEVGLHPEHVQLIGATSGWLRYHLPRHLVRRHQRPVCVGQKQQWFLLRLTGGEGVVRLDRSDTPEFDDWRWVDYWRPAREVVFFKRHVYRKALRELEPLLFPDAAAKTPGAARS